A single window of Usitatibacter rugosus DNA harbors:
- a CDS encoding LexA family protein — protein MNPLKPTVDPAYLEKLQDYYAEHKVIPSYSVLATLWGVSAKSWVSQIVKRLEEARILDWTPDKQLKPGPRFFERRLTDQPVQAGLPNPAISDGYDLITLDDYLVRLPSKTSLVRVKGDSMIDAGIKDGDLIVVEQQPNANVGDIVVAIVDNEFTVKYLDREKSQFVLKPANKAYPVIRPRGGLEIFGVMAGLARRTR, from the coding sequence TTGAATCCCCTGAAACCGACGGTCGACCCGGCGTACCTGGAGAAGCTCCAGGACTACTACGCCGAGCACAAGGTCATCCCGTCGTATTCGGTCCTGGCCACGCTGTGGGGCGTCTCGGCGAAATCCTGGGTGTCGCAGATCGTGAAGCGCCTGGAAGAAGCCCGCATCCTCGACTGGACGCCCGATAAGCAGCTGAAGCCCGGCCCGCGCTTCTTCGAGCGCCGGCTCACGGACCAACCGGTGCAGGCCGGCCTGCCCAACCCCGCCATCTCGGATGGCTACGATTTGATCACCCTGGACGACTACCTCGTCCGCCTGCCCTCCAAGACCTCGCTCGTGCGAGTGAAGGGCGACTCGATGATCGACGCCGGCATCAAGGACGGCGACCTCATCGTCGTCGAGCAGCAACCCAATGCGAACGTGGGCGACATCGTCGTCGCCATCGTCGACAACGAATTCACCGTGAAGTACCTGGATCGGGAAAAGAGCCAGTTCGTCCTGAAGCCCGCGAACAAGGCCTATCCGGTCATCCGTCCTCGTGGCGGCCTGGAGATTTTCGGTGTGATGGCGGGTTTGGCGCGCAGAACGCGCTGA
- the recA gene encoding recombinase RecA: MDENKSKALAAALSQIEKQFGKGSIMKMGADEIANDVQAVSTGSLGLDMALGIGGLPRGRVCEIYGPESSGKTTLTLQVIANIQKLGGTAAFIDAEHALDPQYAQRLGVDISELLLSQPDNGEQALEIADMLVRSGSVDCVVIDSVAALTPKAEIEGEMGEPQMGLQARLMSQALRKLTGNIRRSNTLVIFINQIRMKIGVMFGNPETTTGGNALKFYASVRIDIRRIGSIKRGEEVIGNETRVKVVKNKVAPPFKTADFDILYNEGISREGEIIEMGVNHRIIEKSGAWYAYNGEKIGQGKDNTREWLKDNKVVAADIERKIREAIGIAGGMPVDANAADAE, translated from the coding sequence ATGGACGAGAACAAGTCGAAGGCGCTTGCCGCCGCGCTCTCGCAGATCGAGAAGCAGTTCGGCAAGGGCTCCATCATGAAGATGGGCGCCGACGAAATCGCCAACGACGTCCAGGCGGTCTCCACGGGCTCGCTCGGCCTCGACATGGCGCTCGGCATCGGCGGGCTTCCCCGCGGCCGCGTGTGCGAGATCTACGGTCCGGAATCCTCGGGCAAGACCACGCTCACCCTCCAGGTGATCGCCAACATCCAGAAGCTCGGCGGCACCGCCGCCTTCATCGACGCGGAGCACGCGCTCGACCCGCAGTACGCCCAGCGCCTGGGCGTGGATATCTCCGAGCTCCTGCTTTCGCAGCCGGACAACGGCGAGCAAGCGCTCGAGATCGCGGATATGTTGGTGCGAAGCGGCTCGGTCGATTGCGTCGTCATCGACTCCGTCGCCGCGCTCACGCCCAAGGCCGAGATCGAGGGCGAAATGGGCGAGCCGCAAATGGGCCTGCAGGCCCGCCTCATGAGCCAGGCGCTGCGCAAGTTGACCGGCAACATCCGCCGCTCGAACACGCTCGTGATCTTCATCAACCAGATCCGCATGAAGATCGGCGTCATGTTCGGCAACCCGGAGACCACCACGGGCGGCAACGCGCTCAAGTTCTACGCCTCGGTGCGCATCGACATCCGCCGTATCGGCTCCATCAAGCGCGGTGAAGAGGTCATCGGCAACGAGACGCGCGTGAAGGTCGTGAAGAACAAGGTCGCGCCCCCGTTCAAGACCGCCGACTTCGACATCCTCTACAACGAGGGCATCTCCCGCGAGGGCGAGATCATCGAGATGGGGGTCAACCACCGCATCATCGAGAAGTCCGGGGCCTGGTACGCCTACAACGGCGAGAAGATCGGCCAGGGCAAGGACAACACGCGCGAGTGGCTGAAGGACAACAAGGTCGTCGCCGCCGATATCGAGCGCAAGATCCGCGAGGCCATCGGCATCGCGGGCGGCATGCCCGTGGACGCGAACGCCGCCGACGCCGAGTAA
- the recX gene encoding recombination regulator RecX has protein sequence MATKSEPSLRARALRLVARREHSREELRRKLAAHAAEGEDVTVLLDDFAARGWISDARFAEMAARAKARRYGPLKLAHYLRGRGLADEIIAAGVKAAGADGVSNIESIWRSRFRDLPGDEQDKARQVRFLQGRGFPLDQIFRFLKQMETFP, from the coding sequence ATGGCAACCAAGTCCGAACCGTCGCTTCGAGCGAGGGCGCTTCGGCTCGTCGCGCGGCGGGAGCACTCGCGCGAGGAGCTGCGGCGCAAGCTCGCGGCCCACGCGGCGGAGGGCGAGGATGTCACGGTCCTGCTCGACGATTTCGCGGCCCGGGGCTGGATCTCGGATGCGCGCTTCGCGGAGATGGCGGCGCGAGCCAAGGCGCGCCGCTATGGCCCGCTCAAGCTCGCGCACTACCTCCGCGGCCGCGGCCTCGCCGACGAGATCATCGCCGCCGGCGTGAAGGCGGCGGGTGCCGACGGTGTCTCCAACATCGAGAGCATCTGGCGCTCGCGCTTCCGCGACCTGCCTGGCGATGAGCAGGACAAAGCCCGGCAGGTGCGCTTCCTGCAGGGACGCGGCTTCCCCCTCGACCAAATCTTCCGCTTCCTGAAGCAGATGGAGACCTTCCCATGA
- a CDS encoding DUF3224 domain-containing protein produces the protein MKISGEFEVKITPQASDKGDAGAGLGRMSLDKQYRGELEATSVGEMLTAMTSTKGSAAYVAVERVAGTLGGKPGTFMLHHTGVMNRGAASLEVKVVPDSGTGELAGLEGALGIRIEQGKHFYDFDYALK, from the coding sequence GTGAAGATTTCGGGCGAGTTCGAGGTGAAGATCACGCCCCAGGCGAGCGACAAGGGCGACGCGGGCGCCGGCCTCGGGCGCATGTCGCTCGACAAGCAGTATCGAGGTGAGCTCGAGGCCACGAGCGTCGGCGAGATGCTCACTGCGATGACGAGCACGAAAGGCTCGGCGGCGTACGTAGCGGTCGAGCGCGTCGCGGGGACGTTGGGCGGCAAGCCCGGCACATTCATGCTGCATCACACGGGCGTGATGAATCGTGGGGCCGCTTCGCTCGAAGTGAAGGTCGTTCCCGACTCCGGTACCGGCGAGTTGGCTGGGCTCGAGGGAGCCCTGGGTATTCGCATCGAGCAGGGCAAGCACTTCTACGACTTCGATTACGCCCTCAAGTAA
- the alaS gene encoding alanine--tRNA ligase produces MKTKEIRQKFVDYFVSKGHTHVASSPLVPGNDPTLLFTNAGMVQFKDVFLGQEKRPYNRAVTAQRSLRAGGKHNDLENVGYTARHHTFFEMLGNFSFGDYFKRDAIKYAFELLTVHYGLPKEKLWTTVYHTDDEAFDIWTNEIGIPKERCIRIGDKPGGRKYESDNFWQMADTGPCGPCSEIFYDHGPGVAGGPPGSPDQDGDRYIEIWNLVFMQFNRDESGALNPLPKPSVDTGMGLERLTAVLQHVHSNYEIDLFQSLVKAAARETGMKDLALPSLRVIADHIRACAFLVVDGVIPGNEGRGYVLRRIARRAMRHGYKLGRKQPFFYKLVADLVKEMGEAYPELAKAEAKVIATLKQEEERFGETLENGMAMLDTALAKDAKHLDGDTAFKLYDTYGFPVDLTADIGRERGFEIDMKAFDAAMTAQQERSRAASKFKQGAALDYKGAKTAFRGYESMSEEGRVVALYRNGSGVERLSQGEEGIVVLDRTPFYAESGGQVGDRGELTKGGACLTLFQVQDTQKIQPEVFGHHGVVTTGELAVGDTLAANVDLDKRARTMRHHSVTHLMHKALREVLGYHVQQKGSLVDEDKTRFDFSHNQPMTADEIRRVEGLVNAEILKNEATTAEVMPIDEAQKSGAMMLFGEKYGDEVRVLGIGSSRELCGGTHVARTGDIGLFRIVSEGGVAAGIRRVEAVAGTVAVQLSQQDRERVAHVAEALKSQPQEIELKLAQVMESVKVLEKELAKLKGKMASSQGDSLADSAVDVKGVKVLAVKLDGADVKTLRDTLDQLKNKLKSSAIVLAASEGEKVSLIAGVTQDLIAKVKAGELVNFVATQVGGKGGGRPDMAQAGGTNPAALPAALESVRDWVEQRL; encoded by the coding sequence ATGAAAACCAAAGAAATCCGCCAGAAGTTCGTCGACTACTTCGTCTCGAAGGGCCACACCCACGTGGCCTCGAGCCCCCTGGTGCCGGGCAACGACCCGACGCTGCTGTTCACCAACGCCGGGATGGTCCAGTTCAAGGACGTCTTCCTGGGCCAGGAGAAGCGTCCCTACAACCGCGCCGTGACGGCCCAGCGGTCGCTCCGCGCTGGCGGCAAGCACAACGACCTGGAGAACGTGGGCTACACCGCGCGGCACCACACGTTCTTCGAGATGCTCGGCAACTTCAGCTTCGGCGACTACTTCAAGCGCGACGCGATCAAGTACGCGTTCGAGCTGCTCACGGTCCACTACGGCCTGCCGAAGGAGAAGCTCTGGACGACGGTCTACCACACGGATGACGAGGCCTTCGACATCTGGACCAACGAGATCGGCATCCCGAAGGAGCGCTGCATCCGCATCGGCGACAAGCCGGGTGGCCGCAAGTACGAGAGCGACAACTTCTGGCAGATGGCCGACACCGGCCCCTGCGGCCCGTGCTCGGAGATCTTCTACGACCACGGTCCCGGCGTCGCGGGCGGCCCCCCGGGCTCTCCCGACCAGGACGGCGACCGCTACATCGAGATCTGGAACCTCGTGTTCATGCAGTTCAACCGCGATGAGTCGGGGGCGCTGAATCCGCTGCCGAAGCCGTCGGTGGATACGGGCATGGGCCTCGAGCGCCTGACCGCCGTGCTGCAGCACGTGCACTCGAACTACGAGATCGATCTCTTCCAGTCGCTCGTGAAGGCGGCAGCCCGCGAGACGGGCATGAAGGACCTCGCATTGCCGTCGCTGCGCGTGATCGCGGACCACATCCGCGCCTGCGCCTTCCTCGTCGTCGACGGCGTCATTCCGGGCAACGAAGGCCGCGGCTACGTGCTGCGCCGCATCGCCCGCCGCGCCATGCGCCACGGCTACAAGCTGGGCCGGAAGCAGCCGTTCTTCTACAAGCTGGTCGCCGACCTCGTGAAGGAGATGGGCGAGGCCTATCCCGAGCTCGCGAAAGCCGAAGCGAAAGTCATCGCCACGCTCAAGCAGGAAGAGGAGCGCTTCGGCGAGACGCTCGAGAACGGCATGGCGATGCTGGATACGGCGCTCGCCAAGGATGCGAAGCACCTCGACGGCGACACCGCCTTCAAGCTCTACGACACCTACGGCTTCCCGGTCGACCTCACCGCCGACATCGGGCGCGAGCGCGGCTTCGAGATCGACATGAAGGCGTTCGATGCCGCGATGACCGCGCAGCAGGAGCGCTCGCGGGCCGCCTCCAAGTTCAAGCAAGGTGCCGCGCTCGACTACAAGGGCGCCAAGACCGCGTTCCGCGGCTACGAGTCGATGTCCGAGGAAGGCCGCGTCGTGGCCCTCTATCGCAACGGCAGCGGCGTCGAGCGCCTCTCGCAGGGCGAGGAAGGCATCGTGGTCCTCGACCGCACGCCGTTCTACGCGGAATCCGGCGGCCAGGTCGGCGACCGCGGCGAGCTCACCAAGGGCGGCGCCTGCCTCACGCTGTTCCAGGTGCAGGACACGCAGAAGATCCAGCCCGAGGTGTTCGGCCACCACGGCGTGGTCACCACGGGCGAGCTCGCAGTGGGCGACACGCTCGCCGCCAACGTGGATCTCGACAAGCGCGCCCGCACGATGCGCCACCACTCCGTCACGCACCTGATGCACAAGGCGCTGCGCGAGGTGCTGGGCTACCACGTGCAGCAGAAGGGCTCGCTCGTCGACGAGGACAAGACGCGCTTCGACTTCAGCCACAACCAGCCCATGACCGCGGACGAGATCCGCCGCGTCGAGGGCCTGGTGAACGCGGAGATCCTCAAGAACGAGGCGACCACCGCCGAGGTGATGCCGATCGACGAAGCCCAGAAGTCGGGCGCGATGATGCTCTTCGGCGAGAAGTACGGCGACGAAGTGCGCGTGCTCGGCATCGGCTCCTCGCGCGAGCTCTGCGGCGGCACGCACGTCGCGCGCACGGGCGACATCGGCCTCTTTCGTATCGTCTCCGAAGGCGGCGTCGCGGCCGGCATCCGCCGCGTCGAGGCCGTCGCGGGCACGGTGGCGGTGCAGCTTTCGCAGCAGGACCGCGAGCGCGTGGCCCACGTGGCCGAGGCGCTCAAGTCGCAGCCCCAGGAGATCGAGCTCAAGCTCGCGCAGGTGATGGAGAGCGTGAAGGTCCTCGAGAAGGAGCTCGCGAAGCTGAAGGGCAAGATGGCGTCCAGCCAGGGCGACAGCCTCGCCGACAGCGCGGTGGACGTGAAGGGCGTGAAGGTCCTGGCCGTGAAGCTCGATGGCGCGGACGTGAAGACGCTCCGCGACACGCTCGACCAGCTGAAGAACAAGCTGAAGAGCAGCGCGATCGTGCTCGCCGCGAGCGAGGGCGAGAAGGTGAGCCTCATCGCGGGCGTGACGCAGGACCTCATCGCCAAGGTGAAGGCGGGCGAGCTCGTGAACTTCGTCGCCACGCAGGTCGGCGGCAAGGGCGGCGGGCGGCCCGACATGGCGCAGGCGGGCGGCACCAACCCCGCCGCGCTCCCGGCGGCGCTCGAATCCGTGAGGGACTGGGTCGAGCAGCGCCTGTAG
- a CDS encoding glycosyltransferase, with the protein MDGAVLPLAAAVPGLLPVDDARGVLRVLIASLAPGGAERIVIEWLAAEAERGREIELAVLHGRRHALAPPAAIRVRTRGRESPEDFLDALASDWRGGPPVSVHLVTDVLLARLWTAGVRTVPTVHNAREGWRNDPASWTEANVPRAVACAQRVQDEMRAAGCRVPIVTIRHRPGVPPSACDPAVRREIRAALALPPGAFVIAAVGALKAQKDHARAVEVLVEVARSRDAYLVVLGGVLEPRGFEVLDEVLDAALERGVTARLRLPGWVDSIAPYLAASDALLNTSRFEGLSIAAQEALAAGLPVVATDVGGQSEIHHAGLQLLPARASVREFAARLAVLPVRERLQPSPFARAPRAASLSLTHRERPVAPIDTLFVTANLNAGGAQRSLVNLVRTLRADRVRERHAFAVAVCGESTHSAFAMELMSAGVDCFRATLDRDDAAIAESLLAQAARRGARTLCFWNAAPGVKLLVAKFAPPALRIVDVSPGAYAFEELDDCDAVARAHDFDALAYYRRLNALVLKHDAATHPPCRRVAVIPNGVARAPATSPVPETPRFLVNGRIAPSKRLEVVIEALRHVSQRHADVELHIVGPVEPRHAEYGSRIASLAQGLPVHFRSADFDLACLAEPWTAIVVLGTHQGSPNAVLEAMSAGIPVIANASGGTGEVVRDGDTGWLLAEDVSAGDLAQAMLAAMADLGEGRRRAARAQSRVHSDHSLEAMVAAYVAVLEEGSGHEKMAPWNSASAPVAPPSSPGVPLPTMPG; encoded by the coding sequence ATGGACGGTGCCGTACTTCCGCTTGCGGCTGCGGTCCCCGGCCTCCTGCCGGTGGACGATGCGCGCGGAGTGCTGCGCGTCCTGATCGCCTCGCTCGCTCCCGGCGGCGCGGAACGCATCGTGATCGAGTGGCTCGCCGCCGAAGCGGAAAGAGGGCGCGAGATCGAGCTCGCCGTGCTGCACGGGCGGCGCCACGCGCTTGCTCCGCCGGCCGCGATCCGCGTACGCACGCGCGGCCGTGAATCCCCGGAGGATTTCCTCGACGCGCTCGCGAGCGACTGGCGCGGCGGGCCTCCCGTCTCGGTCCACCTCGTCACCGATGTGCTGCTCGCCCGCTTGTGGACCGCGGGCGTTCGTACCGTGCCCACCGTGCACAACGCGCGTGAGGGCTGGCGCAACGACCCTGCGTCGTGGACCGAAGCCAACGTCCCCCGGGCGGTCGCATGCGCGCAACGCGTGCAGGACGAGATGCGCGCCGCCGGGTGCCGCGTCCCGATCGTGACGATCCGCCACCGGCCGGGCGTGCCCCCGTCGGCCTGCGATCCAGCCGTCCGCCGAGAGATTCGCGCGGCGCTCGCCCTTCCGCCCGGGGCCTTCGTCATCGCGGCCGTGGGCGCGCTGAAGGCGCAGAAGGACCATGCCCGCGCCGTGGAGGTCCTGGTCGAAGTCGCGCGCTCGCGCGATGCGTACCTCGTCGTCCTCGGCGGCGTCCTCGAGCCTCGCGGCTTCGAGGTCCTGGACGAGGTGCTCGATGCCGCGCTCGAACGTGGCGTGACCGCGCGTCTTCGGCTCCCCGGGTGGGTCGACTCGATCGCGCCCTATCTCGCCGCGAGCGACGCGCTGCTCAACACGAGCCGCTTCGAGGGCTTGTCGATCGCCGCGCAGGAAGCGCTCGCGGCGGGGCTGCCCGTCGTGGCGACCGACGTGGGCGGCCAGTCCGAGATCCATCACGCCGGCCTGCAATTGCTGCCGGCGCGGGCGAGCGTCCGCGAGTTCGCGGCGCGCCTCGCCGTCCTGCCGGTGCGCGAGCGGCTGCAGCCGAGTCCGTTCGCGCGTGCGCCCAGGGCGGCATCGTTGTCGCTCACGCATCGCGAGCGCCCGGTGGCGCCGATCGACACGCTCTTCGTGACGGCGAACCTCAACGCCGGTGGCGCCCAGCGCTCGCTGGTCAATCTCGTACGCACGTTGCGCGCAGATCGGGTGCGCGAACGCCATGCGTTCGCCGTCGCGGTGTGCGGCGAGTCGACGCACTCGGCCTTCGCGATGGAGCTGATGTCAGCGGGCGTCGATTGCTTTCGCGCCACGCTCGATCGCGATGACGCCGCGATCGCCGAGTCCCTGCTCGCGCAGGCCGCGCGGCGCGGCGCGCGCACGCTCTGCTTCTGGAACGCCGCGCCCGGCGTGAAGCTCCTCGTCGCCAAGTTCGCGCCGCCGGCGCTTCGCATCGTGGACGTGAGCCCGGGCGCCTACGCGTTCGAGGAGCTCGACGATTGCGATGCAGTCGCCCGCGCGCACGACTTCGATGCGCTGGCGTACTACCGCCGCTTGAATGCGCTGGTGCTCAAGCACGATGCGGCGACGCATCCGCCCTGCCGGCGAGTCGCCGTCATTCCCAACGGCGTTGCACGCGCGCCGGCGACAAGCCCCGTTCCGGAGACTCCGCGATTCCTCGTGAACGGCCGCATCGCCCCGAGCAAGCGGCTCGAGGTCGTGATCGAAGCGCTGCGGCACGTCTCGCAGCGCCACGCGGACGTGGAGCTTCACATCGTCGGACCGGTCGAGCCGCGGCATGCCGAATACGGAAGCCGCATCGCGTCGCTGGCACAAGGCCTTCCGGTGCATTTCCGCAGTGCCGATTTCGACCTCGCGTGCCTCGCCGAGCCCTGGACCGCGATCGTGGTGCTCGGCACGCACCAGGGCTCGCCCAATGCCGTACTGGAGGCGATGTCCGCGGGAATCCCGGTGATCGCGAACGCGAGCGGAGGCACGGGCGAGGTGGTCCGCGACGGCGATACGGGCTGGCTTCTCGCGGAGGACGTCTCGGCGGGGGATCTGGCGCAGGCGATGCTCGCCGCGATGGCCGACCTCGGGGAAGGCCGCCGGCGCGCGGCCCGTGCCCAGTCACGGGTGCACTCGGACCACTCGCTGGAGGCGATGGTGGCGGCTTATGTCGCGGTGCTGGAGGAGGGCTCCGGCCATGAGAAAATGGCGCCATGGAATTCCGCTTCTGCCCCCGTTGCGCCACCGAGCTCGCCCGGCGTCCCATTGCCGACGATGCCGGGCTGA
- a CDS encoding NUDIX domain-containing protein, with the protein MEFRFCPRCATELARRPIADDAGLIDRLACPAESCGYVHWGNPTPAVGALVEHEGEIILARGQGWPDGWFALVTGYLEAREDPKAGVAREVKEELDLDVVEANIIGNYIFERKNEVMLCYHVVTRGTVKLSPELAEYKRYKPAELRPWRRATGLAVADWMRSRNLDIVWDERPALAAVQPQTAKT; encoded by the coding sequence ATGGAATTCCGCTTCTGCCCCCGTTGCGCCACCGAGCTCGCCCGGCGTCCCATTGCCGACGATGCCGGGCTGATCGACCGCCTCGCCTGCCCCGCCGAGTCCTGCGGCTACGTCCATTGGGGCAATCCCACGCCCGCGGTCGGCGCGCTGGTCGAGCACGAGGGCGAGATCATCCTCGCGCGGGGCCAGGGCTGGCCCGACGGCTGGTTCGCGCTCGTCACCGGCTACCTCGAGGCGCGTGAAGACCCGAAGGCCGGCGTGGCCCGCGAGGTGAAGGAGGAGCTGGACTTGGACGTGGTGGAAGCCAACATCATCGGCAACTACATCTTCGAGCGGAAGAACGAGGTGATGCTCTGCTATCACGTCGTGACGCGCGGCACGGTGAAGCTGAGCCCGGAGCTCGCCGAGTACAAGCGCTACAAGCCCGCGGAGCTGCGTCCCTGGCGGCGCGCCACCGGCCTCGCGGTCGCCGACTGGATGCGCTCCCGGAATCTCGACATCGTGTGGGACGAACGTCCCGCGCTCGCGGCCGTCCAACCGCAAACCGCGAAGACCTGA
- a CDS encoding GAF domain-containing protein, with protein sequence MDTNRERIAAYLRMAGLESIEGRVGDVELAIRDLLEAMTEKVDIGSAASLYTYPVPMLTEDGTCSIVDQLAPVPYDLTGILGGRSDQTTRRLALMERLIERVQETTGADWIGIYQRRANAAGIPVLVKLSYIGRPSRAEFPLTREFAERSTNATVGLTGRATVIDDVAKHVEAGGGFYVCDDGVQSEACVPVLDSTKDVAGIVDVEAKPKGFFNATRLTVIAALALVVPAVLP encoded by the coding sequence ATGGACACCAACCGCGAGCGCATCGCCGCCTACCTGCGGATGGCGGGGCTCGAATCGATCGAAGGGCGCGTGGGCGACGTGGAGCTCGCCATCCGCGACCTGCTGGAGGCGATGACGGAAAAGGTCGACATCGGCTCGGCCGCATCGCTCTATACCTATCCCGTGCCCATGCTCACCGAGGACGGCACCTGCTCGATCGTGGACCAACTGGCCCCGGTTCCCTATGACCTCACCGGGATCCTCGGCGGGCGCAGCGACCAGACGACGCGGCGGCTCGCGCTGATGGAGCGCTTGATCGAGCGCGTGCAGGAGACGACCGGAGCCGACTGGATCGGCATCTACCAGCGCCGCGCGAATGCCGCGGGCATCCCGGTGCTCGTGAAGCTCTCGTACATCGGCCGGCCGAGCCGCGCCGAGTTTCCGCTCACGCGCGAGTTCGCCGAGCGCAGCACCAACGCGACGGTGGGATTGACCGGCCGCGCCACGGTGATCGACGACGTGGCCAAGCACGTCGAGGCGGGCGGCGGCTTCTACGTCTGCGACGACGGCGTGCAGTCCGAGGCGTGCGTGCCGGTGCTGGACAGCACGAAGGACGTCGCCGGCATCGTGGACGTCGAGGCGAAGCCGAAAGGCTTCTTCAACGCGACCCGCCTCACGGTGATCGCCGCGCTCGCCCTCGTGGTGCCGGCGGTGCTGCCTTGA
- a CDS encoding ABC transporter ATP-binding protein: MSGALEITTLYKQFGGNVAVDGLNLSIPRGEFHALLGPNGAGKTTTLRIVAGLARADAGRVTVLGHDIADDAMEAKRRMAFLPDDPQLYGKLDAMEYLEFVAGLWRVDAAVARERAEKLLAMLGLEGRRERADAFSRGMRQKLALAGALIHEPELLILDEPLTGLDAGAARLVKDLLLERVRAGGTVLLTTHILEIAERLAERISIISRGRIAAQGTMAELRARSGEGETLEDIFLALTREPGDAPA, translated from the coding sequence TTGAGCGGCGCGCTCGAGATCACGACGCTCTACAAGCAGTTCGGCGGCAACGTCGCGGTCGATGGCCTCAACCTCTCGATTCCGCGCGGCGAGTTCCACGCGCTCCTCGGCCCGAACGGCGCCGGCAAGACGACGACGCTTCGCATCGTGGCCGGCCTCGCCCGCGCCGACGCCGGACGCGTCACGGTGCTGGGCCACGACATCGCCGACGACGCGATGGAAGCCAAGCGCCGCATGGCCTTCCTTCCCGACGACCCGCAGCTCTACGGCAAGCTCGATGCGATGGAGTACCTCGAGTTCGTTGCCGGCCTGTGGCGCGTCGATGCGGCCGTGGCCCGGGAGCGCGCGGAGAAGCTGCTCGCGATGCTGGGGCTCGAGGGCCGCCGGGAACGCGCCGATGCCTTCTCGCGCGGGATGCGCCAGAAGCTCGCTCTCGCGGGCGCGTTGATCCACGAGCCCGAGCTGCTGATCCTCGACGAGCCGCTCACCGGCCTGGACGCCGGTGCCGCGCGCCTGGTGAAGGACCTCCTGCTGGAGCGCGTGCGCGCCGGCGGCACGGTGCTGCTCACCACGCACATCCTCGAGATCGCCGAGCGCCTCGCCGAGCGCATCAGCATCATCTCGCGCGGGCGCATCGCGGCGCAGGGGACGATGGCGGAGCTGCGCGCGCGCTCGGGCGAGGGCGAGACGCTGGAGGACATCTTCCTCGCGCTCACGCGCGAGCCGGGCGATGCGCCTGCTTGA